The following are encoded together in the Bradyrhizobium sp. CCGUVB1N3 genome:
- a CDS encoding tripartite tricarboxylate transporter substrate binding protein, with protein sequence MRQHFALAEPRFTAAVTQADADGYTVFVTTNSTQSANVNLFSAMPYDPKADFAPVAGIMTIPMMLSVRPDFPAKDVKEFIAIAKQRPKPVSFGSGNTSSRGAAELFRSRAGIEMQHVPYRGMPQALTDVLGGEIDCVFADPASAQGLIQDGRLRVLAVTSNERLKGLPDVPTLAEAGLPKSELTAWVGVFVRAGTPPDIVAKLRHLVLAFVSSAETDAYLQSVGAKPFPAGPDELGSFEDDDTRRWAEIAEIAKIEKK encoded by the coding sequence TTGCGTCAGCATTTCGCCCTTGCTGAACCAAGGTTTACCGCTGCCGTCACGCAGGCCGACGCCGATGGTTACACGGTCTTTGTCACGACGAACTCGACACAATCGGCAAACGTCAATCTGTTTAGTGCAATGCCTTACGATCCGAAGGCGGATTTTGCGCCGGTGGCTGGCATCATGACCATTCCGATGATGCTGAGTGTCAGGCCCGACTTTCCCGCCAAGGACGTCAAGGAGTTCATCGCCATCGCCAAGCAGCGGCCAAAGCCGGTATCATTCGGGAGCGGCAACACCTCGAGCCGCGGTGCCGCGGAACTGTTTCGTTCCCGGGCCGGAATCGAGATGCAACACGTGCCCTATCGCGGCATGCCGCAGGCACTGACTGACGTGCTCGGCGGCGAAATCGATTGCGTCTTCGCCGATCCCGCCAGTGCGCAGGGCTTGATTCAGGATGGTCGGCTGCGGGTTCTTGCAGTGACGAGCAACGAACGGCTCAAAGGACTGCCTGATGTTCCGACACTCGCCGAGGCTGGGTTGCCGAAATCCGAGCTGACCGCTTGGGTCGGCGTTTTCGTGCGTGCGGGGACGCCGCCCGATATCGTCGCGAAGCTCAGACATCTCGTGCTGGCCTTCGTCAGCAGCGCGGAGACAGATGCCTATCTGCAATCCGTCGGCGCCAAGCCGTTCCCGGCGGGGCCGGATGAACTTGGGTCGTTCGAGGATGACGATACGCGTCGTTGGGCCGAAATTGCCGAGATCGCGAAGATCGAGAAGAAATAG
- a CDS encoding enoyl-CoA hydratase/isomerase family protein gives MTHPNTIAVETRGAIEILTLNRPAQLNAVSPDMIAELTEYFAGLHDRPTTRVVILRGDGPQFSAGAELGSDAFAAPGKGRPQRQLRMQQNYSGVIRLMRSCPQPIIGLVHGAACGAGFSFLLACDVRFAAPDARMNAAYIRIGVGGCDMGSGYLLPRLVGLSVTSELLLTGRFLKAERAKAIGLVSDIAPLDELLAKGLAFADEMLRVSPMGLRMTKQALNTLIDAPSLDSALMIEDRQQVILLETHDHAEAVAAFRERRDPTYSDQ, from the coding sequence GTGACCCACCCGAACACTATCGCCGTCGAAACCCGCGGCGCGATCGAGATCCTGACGTTGAACCGACCAGCCCAGCTCAACGCCGTGTCGCCTGACATGATCGCCGAATTGACCGAATACTTCGCCGGGCTTCACGATCGGCCGACGACGCGCGTCGTAATCCTGCGCGGCGATGGACCTCAATTCTCGGCCGGTGCAGAACTTGGATCGGACGCGTTTGCCGCCCCCGGCAAGGGCCGACCGCAGCGCCAGCTCAGAATGCAGCAGAATTACTCGGGCGTGATCCGGTTGATGCGGTCGTGCCCGCAGCCGATCATCGGGCTCGTCCACGGCGCGGCTTGCGGTGCGGGCTTCTCCTTCCTGCTCGCCTGCGATGTCCGGTTTGCAGCACCCGACGCGCGGATGAACGCGGCCTATATCCGCATCGGCGTCGGCGGCTGTGACATGGGCTCGGGCTACCTGCTGCCGCGCTTGGTTGGCCTCTCCGTAACCTCCGAACTGCTGCTGACGGGACGGTTTCTCAAGGCTGAGCGCGCGAAAGCGATAGGTCTCGTCAGCGACATCGCACCGCTCGACGAGCTGCTCGCAAAGGGGTTAGCGTTCGCCGACGAGATGCTGCGGGTCTCCCCCATGGGCTTGCGCATGACCAAGCAGGCGCTCAACACGCTGATCGACGCACCCAGCCTCGATTCCGCTCTCATGATAGAGGACCGGCAGCAGGTTATCTTGCTGGAGACGCACGATCACGCGGAAGCCGTCGCCGCATTTCGCGAGCGGCGGGATCCCACCTATTCTGACCAGTGA
- a CDS encoding MaoC/PaaZ C-terminal domain-containing protein, translated as MNLEAIQDFRFEPVSHTYTRRDTMLYALGLGYGSDPLDPSQLNFVYEADLRAVPSICCVLAHPGFWAKRPELGIDWVRLLHGEQSFEIHSPIPAEGTVTARYEISAVVDKGAGKGAILHLVKTLSDANAKLATVRSVLFLRGDGGCGSFGAVPAEVAPLSEGFPSQTSQITTLPQSALIYRLSGDYNPIHADPAAAAKAGFERPILHGLCTLGIATRAALATFADGMPERLGSLSARFSKPVFPGETIRTEFFAMGHQIRFRARALERDVVVLDRGAITLRQ; from the coding sequence TTGAACCTCGAAGCTATACAAGACTTTCGTTTTGAGCCGGTCTCGCACACATACACGCGCCGCGACACGATGCTCTACGCACTTGGGCTCGGCTACGGATCAGATCCGCTTGACCCATCGCAGCTCAACTTTGTCTATGAGGCCGACCTTCGCGCAGTCCCCTCCATCTGCTGCGTGCTTGCCCATCCGGGTTTCTGGGCGAAACGACCGGAACTCGGCATAGACTGGGTCCGATTGCTGCACGGCGAACAAAGTTTCGAAATCCACAGTCCGATTCCGGCTGAGGGCACTGTCACGGCGCGGTACGAGATTTCTGCGGTGGTGGATAAAGGGGCCGGGAAAGGCGCCATTCTGCATCTCGTCAAAACGCTGAGCGACGCGAACGCCAAGCTGGCGACGGTCCGCAGCGTGCTTTTTCTGCGTGGCGACGGCGGCTGTGGCAGTTTCGGCGCCGTCCCGGCGGAGGTCGCCCCATTGTCGGAAGGCTTTCCATCGCAGACCAGCCAGATCACGACGTTGCCGCAGAGCGCACTGATCTACCGGTTGAGCGGCGACTACAATCCGATCCACGCAGATCCCGCAGCCGCGGCCAAGGCTGGTTTCGAACGGCCGATCCTGCACGGCCTGTGCACGCTCGGAATTGCGACACGAGCGGCGCTCGCGACCTTTGCGGACGGCATGCCCGAGCGATTGGGATCGCTTTCTGCCCGTTTCAGCAAACCGGTTTTCCCCGGCGAGACCATTCGAACCGAGTTCTTCGCAATGGGCCACCAAATTCGCTTCCGCGCGCGGGCGCTCGAGCGGGATGTCGTCGTGCTCGACCGCGGTGCGATCACTCTGCGCCAGTGA
- a CDS encoding SDR family oxidoreductase, which translates to MGQLCVGRVAIVTGGGRGLGREYALMLAEQGAKVVVNDLGATAAGEGADLSPAREVVDEIKRAGGEAIVNGNDVSDWAGAKALIDDAVNTFGRLDVLINNAGILRDRMMVNMTEAEWDAVIKVHLKGTFAPSHHAAQYWRQETKKRGTPVAARLINTSSASGLFGNVGQSNYGAAKAGIAAFTVISAMELRQYGITVNAIAPRAQTRMTEGLRERSEEDIKRRNPRWVAPIVVWLASEQSADVTGRVFEAGDGILKVAEGWHAGPGIDPVEDPNALGPQIAELMQKARPNADIWGRDIVA; encoded by the coding sequence ATGGGACAACTTTGTGTCGGGCGGGTTGCTATCGTGACCGGAGGTGGTCGTGGGCTGGGACGCGAGTATGCCTTGATGCTGGCTGAGCAGGGGGCCAAGGTCGTGGTCAACGATCTCGGCGCCACCGCAGCGGGCGAGGGAGCCGATCTTTCACCCGCCCGCGAGGTCGTCGACGAGATCAAGCGCGCCGGCGGTGAGGCGATCGTCAACGGCAACGACGTCAGCGATTGGGCGGGCGCCAAGGCGCTGATCGATGACGCCGTCAATACGTTCGGGCGGCTCGATGTTCTCATCAACAATGCCGGCATCCTGCGGGACCGCATGATGGTCAATATGACCGAGGCGGAATGGGACGCTGTCATCAAGGTGCATCTGAAGGGCACCTTCGCGCCCTCTCATCATGCCGCGCAATATTGGCGCCAAGAGACCAAGAAGCGCGGTACACCGGTTGCCGCGCGCCTGATCAACACATCTTCGGCTTCAGGGCTGTTCGGCAATGTCGGTCAGAGCAACTATGGAGCCGCCAAGGCAGGCATCGCCGCCTTCACCGTTATCAGTGCCATGGAGCTTCGGCAGTACGGAATCACGGTGAACGCGATCGCGCCTAGGGCGCAAACCCGGATGACTGAAGGTCTGAGGGAGCGTAGTGAGGAGGATATCAAGCGCCGGAATCCACGCTGGGTTGCTCCAATTGTGGTCTGGCTTGCAAGCGAGCAGTCAGCCGACGTGACGGGCCGCGTGTTCGAAGCTGGCGATGGAATTCTCAAGGTCGCCGAAGGATGGCACGCCGGACCGGGAATCGACCCGGTCGAAGATCCCAACGCACTTGGCCCTCAGATCGCCGAGCTGATGCAGAAAGCGCGACCCAATGCTGACATCTGGGGGCGCGACATCGTCGCGTGA
- a CDS encoding AMP-binding protein produces MASALQASHAGFRESGYWLDKTVDQLLSEAAAKAPDKIAIVADRADREQARRFTYSELVRLADRAASSLLRLGVGAGDVVTVQLPNWWEFVVTAFACSKIGAVMNPVMPILRERELGYILNFCQTKVFIVPKSYRGFDYAAMAQGMRADLPHLKHVIVADGEGETSFDRMLLSTEADKLPSGLRPDDMAVLMFTSGTTGEPKGVMHTSNSLVACCKALTGRFGLDSTDVLLVASPVGHMTGYAAIVLLSVHLGGTMILQDVWEARRGVNLMAGEGVTYTAASTPFLGDICDAVKAGAPHPKSLRAFLCGGAPIPSILIDRAAAELGLKVCSLWGMTEVLSGTLTEPARAAEKSAHTDGRAQDGMEVRIVDTDGRLAPTGESGRLLVRGAQMFKGYYKRPELPTFDGDGWFDSGDLAYMDKDGYIRISGRVKDILIRGGENVPVVEIEDLLYKHPAVSAVAVVGFPDARLGERGCAFIVPRTGSTIDLAAVQSYLGEAKMAKQFWPERVELVAELPRTASGKIQKFKLRELATALQTEA; encoded by the coding sequence GTGGCCTCGGCCCTTCAAGCTTCTCACGCCGGCTTTCGTGAATCAGGCTATTGGCTCGACAAGACCGTCGATCAGTTATTGAGCGAAGCCGCCGCAAAAGCGCCGGACAAGATCGCCATCGTCGCAGACCGGGCAGATCGCGAGCAGGCTCGTCGCTTCACATATAGTGAATTGGTGAGGCTCGCGGATCGTGCGGCGAGTTCGCTCCTGCGGCTTGGTGTCGGCGCTGGCGACGTCGTGACCGTGCAGTTGCCCAACTGGTGGGAGTTCGTCGTCACCGCGTTTGCATGCAGCAAGATCGGCGCCGTGATGAATCCCGTGATGCCGATCCTGAGGGAGCGTGAGCTCGGCTACATCCTCAATTTCTGTCAGACCAAGGTCTTCATCGTTCCGAAGAGTTATCGCGGGTTCGACTACGCCGCGATGGCGCAAGGCATGCGCGCGGACCTGCCGCATCTCAAGCACGTGATCGTGGCGGATGGCGAGGGCGAAACGAGCTTTGACCGGATGCTGCTGTCGACCGAGGCCGACAAGCTTCCTTCGGGTTTGCGCCCGGACGACATGGCCGTCCTGATGTTCACATCAGGCACGACCGGCGAGCCCAAGGGGGTCATGCACACGTCGAACTCACTGGTCGCCTGCTGCAAGGCGCTGACGGGGCGGTTCGGCCTCGACTCTACCGATGTGCTGCTGGTGGCTTCGCCGGTCGGTCATATGACAGGCTATGCCGCGATCGTGCTGCTGTCGGTCCATCTCGGAGGAACGATGATCCTCCAGGACGTCTGGGAAGCCAGGCGTGGCGTCAATCTGATGGCCGGCGAAGGCGTGACCTATACCGCAGCCTCGACGCCATTCCTCGGCGATATCTGCGACGCCGTGAAGGCCGGGGCGCCACATCCGAAGAGTTTGCGCGCCTTCCTGTGCGGCGGCGCGCCGATTCCCTCGATCCTGATCGACCGCGCGGCCGCAGAACTCGGCCTCAAAGTTTGCTCACTCTGGGGCATGACCGAAGTCCTGTCTGGCACGCTCACCGAGCCGGCGCGAGCGGCCGAGAAATCGGCGCATACAGACGGCCGGGCGCAGGACGGGATGGAAGTCAGGATCGTCGACACCGATGGACGATTGGCCCCGACGGGAGAGTCGGGACGGCTGTTGGTTCGCGGCGCCCAGATGTTCAAGGGCTACTACAAGCGGCCGGAGCTGCCGACGTTTGACGGCGATGGTTGGTTCGACTCCGGCGATCTCGCCTACATGGACAAGGATGGATACATCCGCATTTCGGGCCGGGTGAAGGACATACTGATCCGAGGTGGCGAGAACGTGCCGGTCGTCGAGATCGAGGACCTGCTTTACAAACACCCGGCCGTCTCCGCCGTAGCGGTGGTGGGTTTTCCCGATGCGCGGCTCGGCGAGCGCGGCTGTGCCTTCATCGTGCCTCGCACTGGAAGCACGATCGATCTCGCTGCCGTACAGTCCTATCTAGGCGAAGCCAAGATGGCGAAACAGTTCTGGCCGGAACGTGTCGAACTCGTGGCTGAACTCCCGCGCACCGCCAGTGGAAAGATCCAGAAGTTCAAGCTGCGCGAGCTTGCAACCGCGTTGCAGACCGAAGCGTAG
- a CDS encoding helix-turn-helix domain-containing protein, which produces MILDDDQIRALVARPGEALSVEIKRWIDPSQPAGIAKIVKAAFALRNRNGGFLVIGFDDKTLQPDAANAPPDIRATFHQDVIQGLVSRYANEPFEVHVAFVEHEGGSFPVIAIPPGVRIPVVVKNSLSEGTGDKLLAVGDVYFRTLHANGTPSTAAARPHDWRDILDICFDNREADIGRFLRRQLAGQDASRLVAAFQGEAAPVDVLRERCNALLQQGQERFIGAQKDRGLSIVEQVLLDQLSWEIALAIDPPRPDALPDKEFLATIAASNPKYTGWPIWLDARTMSDERSRPVVRGGAWEALIVGLSDDTSNRLEFSRLDPKGEFYLRRLLQDDAVPRRIEPGTRLDPVLMIYRVTEAIAVGIAAAKGLGWSETATLGFMFRWRKLEGRRLDSWANPVIYVPGGGPSREDVITTFVEVPLTTAPSALPGLVEAATRELFVAFDGTRLSAETYEEQARRLIERRLTF; this is translated from the coding sequence ATTTGCCCTACGCAACCGAAACGGCGGGTTCTTGGTCATTGGTTTTGATGACAAGACGCTACAACCGGACGCCGCCAACGCGCCTCCCGATATTCGGGCAACGTTTCACCAGGATGTCATTCAGGGGTTGGTGTCGCGCTATGCGAACGAGCCTTTCGAGGTACATGTCGCTTTTGTTGAGCATGAAGGTGGTTCCTTTCCAGTCATCGCAATTCCTCCAGGGGTGCGGATACCTGTCGTCGTTAAGAACTCTCTGTCCGAGGGCACGGGCGACAAGTTATTGGCCGTCGGGGATGTCTATTTTCGTACGTTGCATGCAAACGGAACGCCGAGCACGGCCGCGGCGCGACCGCATGATTGGCGAGACATCCTCGATATCTGCTTCGACAATCGCGAGGCGGATATCGGCAGGTTTCTCCGTCGGCAGTTGGCGGGACAGGATGCATCGCGGCTGGTTGCCGCATTTCAAGGTGAGGCTGCGCCAGTCGACGTTTTGCGAGAACGCTGTAACGCCCTTCTTCAGCAGGGTCAGGAGCGGTTCATTGGAGCACAGAAAGACCGCGGCCTTAGCATTGTCGAGCAGGTCCTTCTCGACCAATTGAGCTGGGAGATCGCGCTCGCGATCGATCCGCCGCGCCCAGACGCGCTACCAGACAAGGAGTTTTTAGCAACGATTGCCGCGAGCAATCCGAAATACACCGGTTGGCCTATCTGGCTCGATGCTCGAACTATGTCGGATGAACGCTCGCGGCCAGTTGTTCGGGGAGGTGCTTGGGAGGCCCTCATTGTCGGCCTCAGCGACGACACCTCCAATCGCCTCGAATTCTCTCGGCTCGATCCCAAGGGTGAGTTCTATCTGAGGCGCTTGCTGCAAGACGATGCTGTGCCCCGGCGGATCGAGCCCGGTACTCGCCTCGATCCGGTGCTTATGATCTATCGAGTGACTGAGGCGATCGCAGTCGGTATCGCTGCCGCCAAAGGATTGGGTTGGTCTGAAACGGCTACTCTCGGCTTTATGTTCCGCTGGCGGAAGCTCGAGGGGCGCCGGCTCGATAGTTGGGCCAACCCCGTCATCTATGTTCCAGGCGGAGGCCCTTCGCGCGAAGACGTGATCACGACATTTGTCGAGGTGCCCCTGACTACAGCTCCGTCTGCTCTACCTGGCTTGGTCGAGGCGGCTACACGTGAGTTGTTCGTTGCTTTCGATGGCACCCGACTGTCTGCGGAGACGTACGAGGAGCAAGCGCGACGCTTGATTGAGCGCAGACTCACCTTTTGA
- a CDS encoding SDR family NAD(P)-dependent oxidoreductase: protein MLVAALRTSRAAASATGSQEMPYQSVFRPDLFKGQTIIVTGGGSGIGRCTAHELAALGANVAILGRTMEKLTEVQHEIEEDGGQAMSHACDIRDDAMVIGAIDAVLARFGRIDGLVNNAGGQFRAPLKAISTKGFDAVVRNNLTGGFIFMREVYNRWMEANGGAIVNIIADIWHGWPEFGHSAAAC, encoded by the coding sequence ATGCTCGTTGCGGCCCTGCGGACAAGTCGGGCGGCAGCGTCAGCAACAGGGAGCCAGGAGATGCCATACCAGTCCGTGTTCAGGCCGGATCTGTTCAAGGGCCAGACGATCATCGTGACCGGCGGTGGCAGCGGGATCGGGCGTTGCACCGCTCACGAACTCGCCGCCCTTGGCGCGAATGTGGCCATTCTCGGCAGGACCATGGAGAAGCTGACCGAAGTTCAGCATGAGATCGAAGAGGACGGCGGGCAGGCGATGAGCCATGCCTGTGATATCCGCGATGATGCGATGGTGATCGGCGCGATCGATGCAGTGTTGGCGCGATTTGGTCGTATTGATGGATTGGTCAACAATGCCGGCGGGCAATTTCGCGCTCCATTAAAGGCGATCTCGACCAAAGGGTTCGACGCCGTCGTGCGCAACAACTTGACGGGCGGCTTCATTTTCATGCGGGAAGTCTACAATCGCTGGATGGAGGCCAATGGAGGGGCGATCGTCAACATCATCGCCGACATCTGGCATGGCTGGCCCGAGTTCGGCCATTCCGCGGCGGCATGCTGA
- a CDS encoding SDR family oxidoreductase, which yields MFDTAVLKGKRILVTGGGTGLGKEMSVGFAAHGAHVYICGRRKEVLDAAVQEIRTRSGGQVSALLANVRDPDSIEALMNTIWADGPLTGLVNNAGANFLAPTESLSPRGYEAVRSTVMDGSFYMSLACGKRWIAAGVPGVIISNLVTWVWTGSAYVVPAAMAKAAVHAMTMSLAVEWGPRNIRVNAIAPGPFPTEGAWDKLNPLAETGVGATQAEEVPLRRFGKMDELRNLLIFLMSDGCSYITGDTISIDGGHHLAAPSTFAGLSKLSAADWQRAREAIQGSVQKEKQARSI from the coding sequence ATGTTCGACACGGCCGTGCTCAAGGGAAAGCGCATTCTGGTTACCGGTGGCGGAACCGGACTCGGCAAGGAAATGTCGGTGGGGTTCGCGGCGCACGGTGCTCATGTCTACATCTGCGGACGCAGGAAAGAGGTCCTGGACGCGGCAGTCCAGGAAATTCGTACGCGGTCTGGAGGACAGGTATCTGCGCTGCTCGCCAATGTCCGCGATCCCGACAGCATCGAAGCGCTGATGAACACCATTTGGGCGGACGGACCGCTGACTGGGCTCGTCAACAACGCCGGTGCCAACTTCCTGGCGCCGACCGAAAGCCTGTCGCCACGCGGATATGAGGCGGTCCGGTCCACGGTGATGGATGGCTCGTTCTACATGTCGCTTGCCTGCGGCAAGCGCTGGATCGCGGCGGGTGTGCCCGGCGTGATCATCAGCAATCTCGTCACCTGGGTGTGGACCGGATCGGCCTACGTGGTGCCGGCGGCGATGGCGAAGGCAGCCGTACACGCCATGACGATGTCGCTCGCTGTCGAGTGGGGACCCAGGAACATTCGCGTTAACGCGATCGCACCCGGGCCGTTTCCGACTGAGGGAGCCTGGGACAAGCTCAATCCGTTGGCTGAGACGGGTGTCGGCGCGACCCAGGCAGAAGAGGTCCCGCTCCGCCGCTTCGGCAAGATGGATGAGCTGCGCAATCTCCTGATCTTCCTGATGTCGGATGGTTGCAGCTACATCACTGGCGATACCATCAGCATCGATGGCGGACACCATCTTGCCGCGCCCAGCACTTTTGCGGGGCTTTCGAAGCTGTCCGCGGCGGATTGGCAGCGTGCGCGCGAAGCCATTCAAGGCTCGGTGCAGAAAGAGAAGCAGGCACGTTCGATCTGA
- a CDS encoding MarR family winged helix-turn-helix transcriptional regulator has product MADQPDWDLRLGYLIHDVSRLRRMMFDRALAPLGITRSQWWVLAFISRKDGLPQVQLANELDVGKVAVGALIDRLETSGFVIRQVDPVDRRIKRVYVTKQARGFLEKLRKETDKFNERIVNGIDRKELEGAAEALLAMKHNLLAMSDGTEAEGEEDEEDVPRPKTRKKRRAAA; this is encoded by the coding sequence ATGGCTGATCAGCCCGATTGGGATCTCCGGCTTGGATATCTCATTCACGACGTGTCACGGCTCAGGAGGATGATGTTCGATCGGGCGCTGGCACCGCTTGGGATCACCCGGTCGCAGTGGTGGGTCCTTGCGTTCATTTCGCGCAAGGACGGGCTTCCTCAAGTGCAGCTCGCCAACGAGCTCGACGTCGGCAAGGTTGCGGTCGGCGCGCTGATTGACCGCCTCGAAACATCCGGGTTCGTGATACGCCAGGTCGATCCGGTCGACCGGCGCATCAAGCGCGTCTATGTCACTAAGCAGGCACGCGGTTTCCTCGAGAAACTGCGGAAAGAGACCGACAAGTTCAACGAAAGAATCGTCAACGGGATCGATCGAAAGGAGCTCGAAGGCGCAGCAGAAGCGCTCCTTGCCATGAAGCATAATCTCCTCGCCATGTCCGACGGTACTGAGGCCGAGGGCGAAGAGGACGAGGAGGACGTGCCGCGGCCCAAAACCCGGAAGAAGCGGCGGGCGGCGGCCTGA
- a CDS encoding enoyl-CoA hydratase/isomerase family protein: MGLAVPTKSFECTIENGLAHIDLAQPTRGNPIDGTFCREFGLAISELSERADVRAVLLSARGRLFSVGGDLMSLVSQGEALPATIKAWTADLHAAIARMVRMRAPVVASVHGNVAGGSVSLMAAADLVVMAETARISAAFSKIGFSPDSGSTTTVTRRIGVARARRFFLLGEALDAGTALSLGLVDFVVPDDAVQSEALRIARELAAGPTEAFGAIKRLFSQTSDRSFESQLEEEAQTLAAISRTADAREGVRAFTEKRKPVFEGK; encoded by the coding sequence ATGGGACTGGCAGTACCGACAAAGAGCTTCGAGTGCACCATTGAGAATGGGCTTGCACACATCGATCTGGCCCAGCCCACGCGAGGTAATCCGATCGACGGGACATTCTGTCGCGAGTTCGGCCTTGCAATTTCGGAGTTGAGTGAGCGCGCGGACGTACGGGCGGTACTGCTTTCGGCGCGCGGACGCCTGTTCAGCGTCGGTGGCGATCTGATGTCGCTGGTGAGCCAGGGAGAGGCGCTGCCGGCGACGATCAAGGCTTGGACAGCGGACCTGCACGCGGCGATCGCAAGAATGGTCCGGATGCGGGCACCCGTCGTTGCGTCCGTTCACGGCAATGTCGCGGGTGGAAGCGTATCGCTCATGGCAGCAGCAGATCTGGTGGTGATGGCAGAAACGGCGCGAATCTCCGCTGCGTTTTCCAAGATCGGGTTCAGCCCGGACAGCGGTTCGACGACGACCGTGACGCGCCGCATCGGCGTTGCCCGCGCGAGACGGTTCTTCCTGCTTGGCGAGGCCCTCGATGCCGGAACGGCGCTGTCGCTGGGCCTTGTCGATTTCGTCGTGCCTGATGACGCGGTGCAGTCCGAGGCCCTCCGGATCGCAAGGGAACTCGCCGCAGGGCCGACCGAAGCGTTTGGCGCGATCAAGCGACTGTTCTCCCAAACCAGCGATCGATCGTTCGAAAGCCAGCTCGAGGAGGAGGCCCAGACGCTCGCCGCGATTTCGCGGACCGCCGATGCCCGCGAAGGCGTCAGGGCCTTTACCGAGAAGCGCAAGCCAGTGTTCGAAGGAAAATGA
- a CDS encoding ABC transporter substrate-binding protein, protein MLRQAGFGIARVFAGLLVSLLAGQAIAGEKKYGPGVSDTEIRIGNTSPYSGPASAFSMVAKTEEAYFRKVNAEGGINGRRIVFLSYDDAYSPPKAVEQTRRLVESEEVLVVFNALGTASNSAVQKYLNAKKVPQLFVSSGAAKWNDPKNFPWTMGFTPSYETEGYIYAKYLLRERPVSKVAIFFQNDDFGKDYLKGIKAGLGDRATSMIVAEEAFDVSEPTIDSHLVKLKATGADVLFDVATPKFAAQAIKKVSELGWKPLHILSYVSASTGSVIKPAGFENAQGLISAAYFKDPNDPTWKDDLGLKELNGFLDGYFPGADRSDTLIVNGYNTAQALVYLLKQCGDDLTRENIMRHASNLKQVELGMLLPGIRLNTSPGDFAPIKQWQLMRFEGTNWHLFGDVMSGDSNN, encoded by the coding sequence ATGCTCCGACAGGCCGGCTTCGGCATCGCAAGAGTGTTCGCAGGGTTGCTGGTCAGTTTGCTTGCTGGTCAGGCGATCGCCGGCGAAAAAAAATATGGCCCCGGCGTCAGCGACACTGAAATCAGGATCGGCAACACCTCGCCCTATAGCGGCCCGGCGTCTGCCTTCAGCATGGTTGCCAAGACCGAGGAGGCATATTTCCGCAAGGTCAATGCGGAGGGAGGCATCAACGGTCGACGCATCGTGTTCCTCTCCTACGATGACGCTTACTCGCCGCCCAAGGCCGTCGAGCAGACAAGACGGCTGGTTGAAAGCGAGGAAGTCCTGGTCGTCTTCAACGCTCTTGGCACCGCGTCGAATTCAGCCGTTCAGAAATACCTGAACGCCAAGAAGGTGCCTCAGCTGTTCGTGTCGAGTGGCGCTGCCAAATGGAACGATCCGAAGAACTTTCCATGGACGATGGGATTCACCCCGAGCTATGAGACCGAAGGCTACATCTACGCGAAATATCTTCTGCGCGAGCGCCCCGTTTCGAAGGTTGCGATATTCTTTCAGAATGATGACTTCGGCAAGGATTACCTGAAAGGAATCAAAGCTGGGCTCGGCGATAGGGCCACGTCCATGATCGTTGCGGAGGAGGCGTTCGATGTGTCCGAGCCGACCATCGATTCCCATCTTGTGAAGCTCAAGGCGACCGGCGCTGACGTGCTGTTCGACGTCGCGACGCCAAAATTCGCGGCTCAGGCGATCAAAAAGGTGAGCGAGCTTGGCTGGAAGCCGCTGCATATTCTCAGCTACGTGTCGGCTTCGACCGGTAGTGTGATCAAACCGGCCGGGTTCGAGAATGCGCAAGGGTTGATCTCGGCAGCATATTTCAAGGACCCCAACGATCCGACCTGGAAAGACGATTTGGGGCTGAAGGAGCTCAACGGATTTCTTGACGGTTATTTTCCCGGCGCTGATCGGAGCGATACGCTGATCGTGAATGGCTACAACACAGCGCAGGCGCTCGTTTACCTCCTGAAGCAGTGTGGTGATGATCTGACGCGCGAGAATATCATGCGTCATGCTTCCAATCTCAAGCAGGTCGAGCTCGGAATGCTGCTGCCGGGTATCCGGCTGAACACCTCGCCTGGGGATTTCGCGCCGATCAAGCAATGGCAGTTGATGCGGTTCGAGGGGACGAATTGGCATCTGTTTGGCGACGTCATGAGTGGCGACTCGAATAACTGA